CACGTTTCAGAACATCGCCCTGTTCAACGGGATGAGCGTGGTGGACAACCTCATGCTCGGCCGGCACATCCACATGAAGAGCGGGATTTTCCGGTCCGTGCTCTACTGGGGCCCGGCCCGGCGCGAGGAGGTCGAGCACCGCCGGGCGGTGGAGGACATCATCGACTTCCTGGAAATCCAGGCCATTCGCAAGCAGCCCGTGGCTTCGCTCCCCTACGGGCTCCGGAAGCGGGTGGAGCTGGGGCGCGCGCTCGCCCTGCGCCCGAAGGTGCTGCTGCTCGACGAGCCGATGGGGGGAACGAACCACGAAGAGAAGGAAGACATGGCGCGGTTCATCCTCGACGTCAACGACGAGTGGGGCACCACTATCATGCTGATCGAGCACGACATGGGTGTGGTGATGGATCTCTCCCAGCGCGTGGTGGTGCTCGACCTGGGCCAGAAGATCGCCGAGGGCACGCCCGCCGAGGTCAAGGCGCACCCGGCGGTGATCAAAGCCTATCTCGGCAGCAAGTCCGTGGCCTGAGAGGAGGCCGACATGGTCGAGCAGACGCTGCCGCAGTTCCTGGCGCGCAATGCCCGAGAGTTTCCGCAGGACCCCGCCCTGCGGGAGAAGGACCGCGGCATCTGGCAGCAGTGGACCTGGGCCGAGTACCTGGTCCACGTGCGGTCGATCGCCCTCGGCCTCGTGAGCCTCGGCTTCGAGCGCGGCGACAAGCTCGCGCTCCTGTCCGACAACCGCCCTCAGCTCTATGCCGCCATGCTGGCCGCGCAGGCAGCGGGGGGAGTGCCAGTGCCCCTCTATCAGGACTCCATCGCACGGGAGCTGGAGTTCGTCATCGACCACGCGGATGCGACCATCGTGTATGCCGAAGACCAGGAGCAAGTGGACAAGCTCCTCGCTCTCCGGGACAGGCTGCCGAAGGTCAGGAAGGTGATCTACGACGACCCCAAGGGGATGCGCCACTATAGTGATCCCCTCCTCGTGAGCCTCGTCGAGCTGGAGGCGGCCGGGGCCAAGCTCGCGGCGGAGCGGCCCGGCCTCTTCGACGAGCTGGTGGCAAAGGGCAAGGGCGCGGACGTGGCGCTCTTCTGCTACACCTCCGGGACCACGGGGCTGCCCAAGGGCGCCATGGTGTCCCACGACAATCTCGTCCACTCCATCCGGGGCATCCTCGATCTGGAGCGCTACAAGCGCGGGGACGAGGTGCTCGCCTACCTTCCGGCCGCCTGGATCGGCGACACATTCTGGTCGCTGGCGGGAGCGCTGATGGTGGGCTTCACGGTGAATTGCCCGGAGCGCCCGGAAACTGTCCTCGACAACCTCAAGGAGATAGGCCCCCAGGTCCTGGTGGCGCCTCCGCGCATCTGGGAAAACCTGGTCTCGCTCGTCCAGGTCAAGATGGGGGACGCCACGTGGTTGAAGCGCATGGTCTACCGGTGGCTCATGCCCGCCGGCGAGGAGGCCGCCCGCCTGGAAATGGACAAGCAGCCGCTAGGGCTGCGCCTCCGGGTGCTCCGCGCCCTCGGCGAATTTTTCGTCTTTGCGCCGCTGCGCGACCATCTGGGCTTCCGGCGTACCCGCTATGCCTACACGGGGGGCGCTCCCCTCGGCCCGGAGATCTTCCTCTTCTTCCGGACCATCGGCATCAACCTCAAGCAGGTCTACGGCCAGACCGAGATCACGGGGGTCTCGTGCGTCCAGCGCGACGGCGACATCAAGCTCGGCACGGTGGGCAAGCCGTTCCCCAACACCGAGGTGAAGCTTACCGAGGCGGGCGAGGTGATCAGCCGGAGCGCGGGCGTCTTCCTCGGCTACTACAAGAACCCGGAGGCGACGGCAGCCACCATCAGAGATGGCTGGCTGTACTCCGGCGACGCCGCCATCTTCGACCAGGACGGCCACCTCATCGTCATCGACCGGGCCAAGGACGTGACGGCCCTCGCCGACGGGACCAAGTTCGCTCCCCAGTACCTCGAGAACAAGCTCAAGTTCAGCCCGTACATCAAGGAGGCGGTCGCGGTGGGCCAGGACCGGCCCTACGTGGCCGCCATGGTCAATATCGACATGGAGAACGTGGGGAAGTGGGCGGAGCGGCGTCAGATCGCCTACACGACCTATACCGACCTTGCCCAGAAGGCGGAGGTCTACGACCTGATCGCGCAGGAGGTGGAGCGCGTCAACCGCGACCTCCCGGAGACGACCCGCATCCGCAAGTACGTGCTGCTCCACAAGGAGCTGGACGCGGACGACGAAGAGATCACGCGGACGCGCAAGGTGCGCCGGGGCTTCGTGGCCAAGAAGTACGCGGACATCATCGAGGCGCTGTTCTCCGAGCGGTCGTCGGTGGCCATCAGCACGGTCATCACCTATCAGGACGGGCGGCAGGCGCAGCTCCAGACCGACCTCGCCATCCGCACGGTCGGAACCACTGCCCGCGAGCTGGCCGCGGTCTAGGGGTCTACGAAATGCGGTCGCGATCTGTTTGTCTCGAGCGCCGGCTCCGCCGGCGCAACCCGATTCTGGGGGAGGCTCGGAGGGGGCCGTCGAGGCCCCCTTCGATGAACTAGACCATGGGATTTTTTCTCGATCTCACCATCAACGGTCTCATGATCGGCTCGATGTACGCTCTGGTCGCGTTGGGCTTCGTGCTGATCTACAAGGCCACCAGCGTGGTGAACTTCGCTCAGGGCGAGCTGGTGATGTTCGGGGGCTACATCGCGGCGGCCCTGGTGACCCTCTACCACCTGCCGCTGGTGGTGGGCGTCCCGCTCCTGCTCGGAGCCATGGTGCTCCTGGGCTTCGCCGTCGAGCGGGGCGTGCTCCGGCCCCTGGTCGGCCGGAACGTGATCTCGGTGGTGATGGTCACCATTGGCCTCGCCCAGGTCTTCCAGGGCTTGGCCGCCATGGTCTGGGGCGCCCAGACCATCAACATCGCGCTGCCGATCCGCCTGGACCCCTACCAGGTGGGGGAGGTCTTCATCTCG
Above is a window of Candidatus Methylomirabilota bacterium DNA encoding:
- a CDS encoding AMP-binding protein; amino-acid sequence: MVEQTLPQFLARNAREFPQDPALREKDRGIWQQWTWAEYLVHVRSIALGLVSLGFERGDKLALLSDNRPQLYAAMLAAQAAGGVPVPLYQDSIARELEFVIDHADATIVYAEDQEQVDKLLALRDRLPKVRKVIYDDPKGMRHYSDPLLVSLVELEAAGAKLAAERPGLFDELVAKGKGADVALFCYTSGTTGLPKGAMVSHDNLVHSIRGILDLERYKRGDEVLAYLPAAWIGDTFWSLAGALMVGFTVNCPERPETVLDNLKEIGPQVLVAPPRIWENLVSLVQVKMGDATWLKRMVYRWLMPAGEEAARLEMDKQPLGLRLRVLRALGEFFVFAPLRDHLGFRRTRYAYTGGAPLGPEIFLFFRTIGINLKQVYGQTEITGVSCVQRDGDIKLGTVGKPFPNTEVKLTEAGEVISRSAGVFLGYYKNPEATAATIRDGWLYSGDAAIFDQDGHLIVIDRAKDVTALADGTKFAPQYLENKLKFSPYIKEAVAVGQDRPYVAAMVNIDMENVGKWAERRQIAYTTYTDLAQKAEVYDLIAQEVERVNRDLPETTRIRKYVLLHKELDADDEEITRTRKVRRGFVAKKYADIIEALFSERSSVAISTVITYQDGRQAQLQTDLAIRTVGTTARELAAV
- a CDS encoding ATP-binding cassette domain-containing protein — its product is TFQNIALFNGMSVVDNLMLGRHIHMKSGIFRSVLYWGPARREEVEHRRAVEDIIDFLEIQAIRKQPVASLPYGLRKRVELGRALALRPKVLLLDEPMGGTNHEEKEDMARFILDVNDEWGTTIMLIEHDMGVVMDLSQRVVVLDLGQKIAEGTPAEVKAHPAVIKAYLGSKSVA